GTGATCGAATGAACGTTGACTGCCGTCGGGAAGAGTAATAGTTGGCATGGCGCCTCCTCTCCTAGTGGTGACCCCTACCAAAGGTCACGTGGGTTGGGATGAGCCAGTACAAGATCCAGTCCAGGCCATTCAATGACGAACGCCTGCCTTACAGCGGCAGGAGCCTTGCGGCCAACCGGGAAAACCGAACCAGAGTGACTGGGATTCAAATCAGGGTTAATCGAACATTTGCCGCCACCGGGACCTGTCGTCATCCGGCGCCTGAGAAATACCCGAGCCCGGCATCCTAGCACAGATGAACGGTCATCGCCGCCTCCGGATGGAAGCGCGCGTAAACTCACGTTTTTTATGCCAAAGTGCTGAACCGAAGCGCCTGCAACGCCTCAGATAACAAGACATCGACCCCAAAAGGAGCATCCTCGCATGCGTCTGAATACACTACTGGCAGTAGTCGCCCCCCTCGCCCTGCTGCTTCCGCTGGCCGCCCACGCCGAATGGCCGAAGGGCGAGCGTGAAAAATACATGGCCCAGTGCACTGAAGCGGCCACTCCCCAGATCGGCGCAGCAGCGGCCAAATCACACTGCGCCTGTGGCGCCGACGCGATCAAATCCTATCCGGCCAGTGACATCCAGGCGTTGATGGACAACAAGGCCACCCCTGAACTGCAGCAGAAAGCGCTCGGTCAAATCGCCAAATGCAAGGCCAATCCACCTGCGAAAAAATGAATAATCGGTACCACGCGAGGCCCTCGGCGCCGATAAAAAGGGCCGAATAAACGCTTTTTCGTACGATTTTTTCAGGTTTTTCAGCTTTTTTTATCGTCTTTACTTTGGGCTGAAAGCCTTTGAAACCGGGGCTTTCAGCCAATCCGGACGATAGAGAAAACACGACTGATTGGCAAACAGCTCGTCCGGGGGGCTCCCAAATCGAACATTTCGACTATGATACCCGGGTGTGCCCAGTTGGCCTGAGCAGCACAGTACACTGAAAATATATGTTTCTTGGAGATACACCATGTCTAATCGCCAAACCGGCACCGTTAAATGGTTCAACGATGAAAAAGGCTTCGGCTTCATCACTCCTCAAGGTGGCGGTGACGACCTGTTCGTACACTTCAAAGCTATCGAAAGCGACGGTTTCAAAAGCCTGAAAGAAGGCCAGACCGTTTCCTTCGTGGCTGAGAAAGGCCAAAAGGGTATGCAAGCTGCACAAGTTCGCCCAGAGTAATTTCCCGGCGCGCTAAAAAAACCCCGTCCAAGTGACGGGGTTTTTTATGGCCGGTCGAAAACCGGATCAGCCGCAGTTCACCCGATTGATCACCAGGTTGGCATCGGTATTGAGGTTCAGGCGATCGGAGCGGTACTCAAGGGTCACCATGTCGTTGGGCTTGAGAATACGAGCAATCTGCGCACCCGCACGAGTCCGTGCCTGCTCCAACAACTCCGGCGAGGCCTTCTTGCCGATCGCGAACTCGGCGGACTTCGCTTCGCAGCGGTCATGGCCGGTCTCGGCCGCCGCAGGTTCGGGGGTCGATTCAGAGGTGCTGCTGCAACCGCTCAACAGCGCAACGGCCAGCAAAGTACTCAGTGACGCGAGCTTCCAAGGCATGAAGCCTCCTTTTTTGATTGATAAACAGAGAGCGTGCGACAACCCAAACGGGGCTTGGTTTCAGCACCGTTGCCATCCGCCTGGGCAAAGCTGGCAGTTTGCCTGAGCCCGCGACCCTGTTCGGTCCAGAATCGTGACTGGATATGAACGCGGCTCAATAAACGTCGATGTAATCGAAAGGTGGATTGGGCCAGTTGTCCTTCAGCGCGTTGTAGATCTGCATGACCCAGACCTCGTCGCTGGCAGCGACCCGACCGACATATCCCGAGCCCTTCGCCCAGGTCTCGAGCCGAAACCGCAAGTCGCCGATATCAGTGCCACCGACCACACCCGAAGACAAATAGGCGATACCGTTCTTGGTCACGCGCAACTGCGTATGCTCGTCGTCACTGGCCGAGGCCAGCAATTGACGAACCGCCTCGACGGTGAGGCCGTCAGGAGCATTCAAATCGATCTGCACGGCGGGGCTCCCTTGAAAAATAAAAAGACGAGTGTCGCACAGCCCTCCCCCCGATGCCTAAGTCGCAGTGCCAAATCCCTGGCAAAAATGTTTAACTCAGCCTACCGACCTCCAACTCGCGAGCCCTACCATGAGCACCGTCAGCATCGAAGCCACCATCAATGCCAAATGGTCGGAGGGCCATAGTTCCTATAGCCCGGGCAGCCCGGAGGAATTGGCAGTTATCTGCATAGAATTGTTGGTGAGAGAGTTGGGCACGGAGGTCGCCCGCGACTTTATCCAGCAAGCGTTCGAACGCTACCCGAGCATCGTCGACGCGGTGGATTGAACTCATGTGCCCCCAGGCCCAGCCTGCGGACACATAGCCAGGCAGGTTACTTCAGGCGCGCCAGTCGCTCGGTCAGCAAGTCAAAGAAGCCCTGGGCATCGCCGTTTTCCACCCAGAACGCGTTCTTCGGTGCTTTCAGGCCGTCGTACCAGTCGACGATGGTCTGCCCGAACGTCGGGCCCTCGCGACTGTCCACGACGACATTGACCGAACGACCGCTAAACAGTTGCGGCTTGAGCAGATAGGCAATCACCGTCGCGTCGTGTACCGGCCCACCCGTCATGCCGTAGTGCTCCATGTCGCCCTTGACGTATTCGTTGAGGATATCGCCGACCAACTTGCTGGCGTTGTTGTTGAGTGCCGCAATCTGCTTCAGGCGTGCCTCGCTGGTGAGGATCTTGTGGGTCACGTCCAACGGCAGATAGGTCAGCTTCACGCCACTTTTGGCAACCACTTCGGCCGCCTGGGGATCGGCGTACAGATTGAACTCGGCCACCGGCGTGATATTGCCGCCGTTGAAATGCGCGCCGCCCATGATGACCACTTCCTTGATGCCCTGGACGATGTCCGGTTCCTGGATCAGCGCAAGCGCGAGGTTGGTTTGCGGCCCAAGCATGGCGATGGTGATGCTGTGCGGCTTGGCGGCCTTGAGGGTGTCGATCAGGTAGTTGACTGCATTGCCCTGGGCCAAGCCTTTCTTCGGCTCATGCACGGTTACACCCGACAGGCCTTCCTTGCCATGGATGTTTTCCGCGTAGATCGGCGTACGCATCATCGGCTTTGGCGCACCGGCATAGACCGGGACCTCTTCGCGCCCTGCCCACTCCCGGGCCAGGCGCGCATTGCGAGAAGTCTTGTCCAGGCGCACGTTGCCTGCGACGGTGGTCAATGCGCGGATATGCAGTTCTTCGGGCGACGCCAGGGCGAACAACAGCGCAACCACATCATCGGCGCCCGGGTCGGTGTCGATGATCAGGTCGATTTTTTCTGCCGCCTGGGCGCTTGCGGTGGTGATCAGGGACAAAAGCAGCAGACTCCGCAGCAGTTGATGGACTTTCTGAGCATAGCGGTGCATGGCGCACTCCTTGTGCAGGTGGGTAAGACTCAGAACGTGACGCCCGCGACCAGCACCACGTTGCAATAGGGAGAGCACTCTCCCGTGCGGATAATCGCCCTCGCCTCGCGGCTGAGCAGCTTGAACTGTTCGTGACTGACCAGCTCCCGCGAGCCCAACGCGCCTTCGGCATGCAACGCCTCCAACGTGGCCAGGGCCGACGGTTGCTTATCAAGGATTTCCTCGGCCAGTACGTGGCTCTCGACCTGCATTTCGCTGAGCACCACCTTCAAAGTACTGACGAAATCAGGAATACCATGGGTCAGCGCCAGGTCGATCAGCTCGACGTGTGGCGGGACCGGCAGGCCGGCGTCGCCAATGACCACTTTGTCGCCATGGCCGAGGGACGCAATCAACCGTGACATGGCCACGTTCAGCAACGGAGTCTTTTTCATGATTTGAACGCCTGTACTTCCAGCAAAGTGGGGATGGAGGGCTGAGCGCCCGCGCGGGTGACCGACAGCGCAGCGGCGACCTGACCAAAACGAATCGCCTCGGCTTCGTCCTTGCCGCTCGCCAGCGCGGCTGCGAAGCCACCGACAAACGTATCGCCGGCCGCCGTGGTGTCCACGGCCTTGACCCGTGGCGCGGGGAAGTGCTCGAAGCTCGAGCCATTGGCGAACACCAGCCCTTGGGCGCCCAGCGTCACAATCACTTTGCCGGCACCGCTGGCGATCAACTGCGTCGCGGCAGCTTCGGCGGTTTCCAGGGAGTCCACCGCCAGACCACTCAGGACCATCGCTTCGCTTTCATTGGGGATCAGGTAGTCGACGTAGGCGTACCATTCGGACGGCAGCGCACGGGAGGCCGGCGCCGGGTTGAGGATGACGGTCTTGCCGAGTTCGCGTCCGCGCTTGAGCGCATGCCCCACAGTGGCATCCGGCACTTCGAGCTGGCAGATGATGACATCGGCGCTTTGCAGCACGGCGTCGAAACGCTCGAGAACCGTTGGCGTCAGCTCGCCATTGGCCCCGGCGACGATGACGATCGCATTCTGGCTGTTGTCATCGACCACGATCAGCGCCACACCGCTGGAGCCGTCCACGACGCTGACCGCCTGGCAATCGATGCCCTCGGCCAACAGCGCACCGCGCAGTTGCTGGCCGTAGGCGTCACTGCCGACGCAGCCGACCATGGACACCTGCGCGCCCAGGCGCGCGGCGGCCACCGCCTGGTTGGCGCCCTTGCCACCTGGAATGGTAGAGAACGACTCTCCGATCAGGGTTTCACCACCGCGAGGCAGACGCGGTGCACGGGTCACCAGGTCCATGTTCAGGCTGCCTATTACCACTACGTTTGCTGGCATTGCTTCATTACTCATCTATTCGGTTCAGCGGTACTGGGCGAATGTGCCGGACAGCGGTGCAGTCGATTCTCGCAGGACAATGCTCGGCGTCACGATCCGCTGGTCAGTGACAAGCCCCGGCGTAGCGATGCGTCGCAGCAAAACTTCTGCAGCCATTTCGCCAAGCTGCAGGATCGACTGCCCCACCGTGGTCAGCGCCGGGTAGACATAACGGCTCATCTGGATGTCATCGAAGCCGATGATCGACAGCTCGCTGGGCACGCGCACATTGCGTTCGGCGGCGGCGCGCAGCGCACCGATACCGATCATGTCGTTGGCGGCGAAAATCGCGCTGGGCGGTTGCTGCTCAAGCAGTTGTGCCGCGGCCCGATAGCCGCCGGTACTGGTGAAATCACTTTCAAGCATGCGCTCCACAGGCAGCTCGATCCCCGCCTCTTTCAGCGCACGGCAATAGCCCGCCAGGCGCATTTGCGCCACGCTGGTGTCCGCCGGCCCACCAATAAAAGCGATGTCACGATGGCCCAGCTCCAGCAGGTGCCGAGTCGCGAGGTACGCGCCGTACTCGTGGTCGATGCGCACCAGGTCCGCGTCCACGCCGTCAAGCCCACGGTCAACGATCACCATGGGCGTGCGCACGTTGGCCAGCCCTTCGGCCAAGCCGACATCGCCCCCGGCCGAGGCCACGATCAGCCCGTCGATGCGTTTTTCCAGCAACACCCGCAGATAACTGCGCTGCTTGTCCGGGTTGTCATCGGAGTTGCAGAGGATCACGCAATAACCATTGCGCTCGCAGTAATCCTCGATCCCCCGAGCCAGTTCGGCGAAGTACGGGTTGAGACTATTGGGCACCAGCAGGCCGATGGTTGCCGTGGTCTTGGCCTTGAGCGAGCGCGCCACCGCGCTGGGCACGTAGTCCAACCGCTCGATTGCCGCCTCGACCTTGCGTCGCACCTCGTCACTGACCGGCCGCGTCTTGTTCACGACGTGGGACACGGTCGTGTAGGAAATGCCTGCAAGCGCCGCCACATCCTTGATCGTCGCCATGGTTCAAGCCCGCCGGCTGGCGCGCTGGCTGCGGTACGTGTCGAGCACCACCGCCACCACGATCACCGCGCCGGTAATGATGCGCTTGGTCGGTTCGGTGGCGCCGATCTGGGCCAGGCCCGCCGCCAGCACCGAAATGATCAGCACGCCGAAGAAGGTACTGATCACCGAGCCACGCCCGCCCATCAGGCTGGTGCCGCCGATCACCACGGCCGCAATGACCTGCAACTCAAGCCCCGAACCCGCGTTCGGATCCGCCGCTTCCAGGCGCGAAATCTGGAACAGCGCCGCAACGCCAGCCAGCAACCCCATCAGGCTGAACACCAGGATCTTGTAGGGTTTTGGGTTGATCCCCGCCAGGCGCACGGCTTCCTCGTTGGTGCCGATGCCGATCAGGTAGCGGCCGAACACGGTGCGGGTCAGCACCGCCTGGGCGATGAAGATCACCAGCAAGGCAATGATGAACGAAGGTGAAATGCCGAAGGCGATCGGGTTGGACAGCCAGGCGAACGAATCGCCGATGTAGGCGGTCCGCGAACCGGTCATCTGGTACGCCAGGCCCCGGGCCATTTCCAGCACGCCCAGCGAGACGATGAACGATGGGATACGCCAGGCCACGGTAATCGAGCCGGTTACAGTCCCCGCCAACGCGGCCACGGCCATGCCAAGCAAGGCCGACGGCCAGACGCTCCAGCCCCAGCCGAGCACCGCGACGCTGACTGTCGAGGCGGCGAGCGCCAACACCGATCCCACCGATAGGTCGATGCCACCGATGATCAGGATAAAGGTCATGCCGACGGCCAATACCATCAGGTCCGGAATCTGGTTGGCCAGGGTGCTGAAGGTGTCATAGGACAGGAAGTGGCTGCTCAGGACCGAGAACAGCGCGACCATGGCCAGCAACGCGCCAGCCAGGCCCAGGTAGGTGCCGAGGCCATAGAAATTGCCAGTGGATTTGCCAGCGGCAGGTGCGGTTTTCATGAGAGATCCCTAGGCGCTGCTTCGTTGAGCAGCGCATCACGTTTCTGGTAGCCGGCGAACGCGGCGGCAAGCAAGTCATCCTGGGTCCAGCTGTCGCGCTCGAAGGTATCGATCAGGCGCCCGGCGGACAACACGCCGATGCGATCACAAATCAGCATCAGTTCCCGCAGGTCACTGGAGACCACGACCAACGCCTTGCCCTGGCGAGTCAACTCACCGAGCAATGCATAGATGTCGAATTTGGCGCCGACGTCGATGCCACGGGTCGGCTCGTCGAACAGCAGCACCGAGCAATCGCGCTCGAGCCAGCGGCCGATCACGACTTTCTGCTGGTTGCCGCCGGACAGTTCGGACACCAATTGCGTCGGGCTCGAGCTGCGGATGCGCATCGCGTCGATCTGCCGCTGCGCCAACGCCACCTCGGCGCTGCCATTGACCAGGCCGGCGCTGGAAATCTCCGGCATGTTCCCCAGGGCGATATTCGCCGCGATGGATTGCGTCAGCAGCAGGCCTTCGCCCTTGCGATCCTCAGTGATCAAGGCGATGCCATGGGCCACCGCATCGGCCGGCGACCGGATGCTGACGACACTGGCCGGCGAGCCCAGCGCCACGGTGCCGCTGTCGGCCGCATCGGCGCCGAAGATCAGCCGCAACAACTCGGTGCGCCCTGCCCCGATCAGGCCGGAGATGCCAAAGATTTCACCACTGCGCACTTCAAAGGATACGTCGCGGACCTTGTCGGACCGGCTCAGCCCCTTGACGGTCAGTGCAGGAGCACCGATTTGCCGGGGGCCCAGGTCGATGTGCTCGCCCAACTCACGGCCGACCATCAGCGTCACCAATTGTTCGCTGTTGTAGTTCGCCATCGGCTCGACGCAGACCAGGTTGCCGTCGCGTAGCACCGCAATGCGCTGGGCGACCCGCGCCAACTCTTCGAGGCGATGGGAGATGTAGATGATCGACACGCCGCGCGCCTGCAAGCGTGTGATCTGCTCAAAAAGCATTTCGACTTCGCGGGCCGTCAGCATCGCGGTCGGCTCATCGAGAATCAGCACATGGCAATCGCCGATCAGGTTGCGGGCGATCTCGACCATCTGCTGGTGGCCGATGCCCAGCTCACCGACCAGCGTGTCGGGATCAATTGCGTCGAGCCCCACCTGGGCCATGGCCTCGACCGCCGCCTTGCGCAGTTGCTTGCGGCTGATCCAGCCACCGTGGCTAGGCAGGTTGTCGAGGAACAGGTTCTCGGCCACGGACAGCGTCGGCAGCAGGTTGAGTTCCTGCATGACCATGCGTACACCCAGCGATTCCGCCTGGGCCCGGCTGCCGGGGCGGTAATCCTGACCCTGGAATTGCATCTGCCCGGTCGTTGGCGTGACCAGGCCACCGATAATCTTGGACAAGGTACTTTTGCCGGCACCATTTTCGCCGGTCAGCGCCAGCACTTCACCGCGCATCAACGTCAGGTTGATATCGCTCAGTACCGGCTGGGCATAGGTCTTGCCGATACCGCTGACGCACAGGACAGCGTTCGGGTCGCGAACGGACATAACAAACTCTCCAATGCGCTCGCCCGGACGGGCGAGCGCCGTTGTGTCGCCAGGGTTACGGCTTGGTCACCAGCTCGACCGGAGTTTCGATAACGCCGTTGGCGCCGCTGTCGACTTTTTCACCCTTGAGGATCTTCAGCGCGGTCTCGATACCGAACACAGCCTGCTTGGCAGCGAACTGATCAGCAGTCGCCAGGACACGACCGTCCTTGAGCATCGGCTTGATCGCGTTGATGTTGTCGTAGCCGACCACTTGCACCTTGCCCGCCTTGCCAGCAGCGCGCACGGCCGAGACCGCGCCTACCGCCATGCTGTCGTTACCAGCCAGCAACGCCTTGATGTTCGGGTATTCGCTGAGCATCGACGAGGCAACCTGGTTGCCCTTGTTGATTTCCCAATCGCCCGATTGCAGTGAAACGACCTTGACCTGCGCCGCCTCCATCGCATCCTTGAAGCCCGCGGTGCGTGCCTGGGCATTGGTGGTGGTCGACACGCCTTCGATAATGCCGACCTCGTCACCGGCCTTGAGCTGCTTGGCCAGGTATTCCCCCACCAGGCGAGCGCCCTTGCGGTTGTCCGGACCTACGAACGGCACGTTGATGTTCTTGCTCTTGACCACTGCCGGGTCGAGCTGGTTGTCGATGTTGATCACGGTGATACCGGCGTCGACGGCTTTCTTGATCACCGGCACCATGGCCTTGGAATCGGCCGGCGCGATAATCAGCGCATCGACTTTGGACACGATCATCTGTTCGACGATGCGAATCTGATTGGCGGTGTCGGTTTCATCCTTGATCCCGTTGGAGATCAGGTCGAAATCGGCGGAGTGTTCCTTTTGATACGCCTTGGCGCCATCTTCCATGGTCAGGAAGAATTCATTGGCGAGGGACTTCATGACGAGCGCGACCTTGGGTTTTTCCGTGGTCTGGGCGAGCGCCGAGGAGAAAGGCAGCGCTGCGGATGCGGCCGCGAGCATGGCGACGGCGAGAAGGCGTCCAGCGAATGGCAGCTTCATGGGTTCACTCCGATTTTATGATTATTGTGAGCAAAATCGTCGCACGGCAATCGCGCAAACGTTTGCGTGGAATGAACTATGGTAAAGCATCGGCGTTTTGTCAACGTCCCGTTTTCATCCGGAACGTCATCGATCAAGCCGTGGTGTTGACCAGCGAACCCGAGCTGGAATCTTTCGCCAGCTCCTTGATCAAGCTACCCGTAACCTGCTGCAGCGCGCCGGTGGTGTCGGCGATCTGACCCTGGATCGACAGGATAGCAGTCGTCTTGGCATCAGGCGTCGGATAAGGACGCGCCTGTGCCGCGGCAAGCTGCTGTTGTTGCTCGCGCAGTTGCTGTTGAAGCTCCTGCATGCGCTTGAGCAATATTTTTGTGGCAATGCTTTGGTCGCTGTCGCTTTTTTCGGTCTTGCTCTCGGCTTCGGTCGCCAGATTCGCACGGACCTTGCCAGGCGCTTGCGTTTCGCCAAGGGCCTCGTCGGCTGCGTCGGCGCTCGCCTCGCTCAGGGCATTCAGCGTGGCCGCGGATTTTCCGCCAATGGTGATGGCGGCGGCATTTGGAAAGCCGATTGAAATGGACATGTCTCGCTCCGTGAAAGAATTTCCTACAAGCAAGATCGTCCGCCAGGGAATTTTCTTTAGGCCTCTGGCGGAATCTGCTGAAGACAAAGGACCTTTCTCAATAAAAAAATCCTTCTTCCTACATCAAAACGCAAAAAGTGCTGTCAGACGATTTTCTTGATTTTTAAGCAGTTGCGTAAATGCCTACAAATAAATACTGTATGCACGTACAGCTTAATAAGGATAATCCTGTGGCCACGCCCTCCGCTGCAACTACTCCCTTAGATTCCTATTCACGACTCGGTCTTCGGGTCTCGAAAATCATCAATTCCCCCTCCGCACAAAAAGCCAAGGCCGCACTGATCTTCCGCCTTCCTGATGAGCCGGTGGATGAATGGGAACGGCTGCTGGAGGAAATAGACGAGAACGACAACGTCACCCTCGCTTATCGCGACGATGGCGGCGTGCAGGTTTTCTGGGTTGTGCCGAAGGAAGATTGAGCCTGATGATTGTTCGCTGTTTAGCTTTATCGCTCGTCTTTGTTGCCATGGGCGCGCAAGCCGCTGCTCCCCGCACCTTCAACGAAGCCAAGAAAGTCGCCTGGAAACTCTACGCCCCGCAATCCACCGAGTTCTACTGCGGCTGCAAATACACCGGCAATCGGGTGAACCTGGCGGCCTGCGGTTACGTGCCACGCAAGAACGCCAGTCGCGCCGCACGCATCGAGTGGGAACATATTGTCCCGGCGTGGCAGATCGGCCATCAGCGTCAATGCTGGCAACAGGGCGGGCGCAAGAACTGCACGCGCTACGACCCGGTGTACCAACGGGCCGAGGCTGACCTTCACAACCTGGTGCCCAGCATTGGCGAGGTCAATGGCGATCGCAGCAACTTCAGTTTCGGCTGGTTGCCGGTGCAGAAGGGCCAATACGGTTCATGCCTGACCCAAGTGGACTTCAAGGCCAAGAAAGTCATGCCCCGCCCTTCCATCCGGGGAATGATCGCCAGGACGTATTTCTATATGAGCAAACAGTACGGCCTGCGCCTTTCGAAACAGGACCGGAGCCTGTACGAAGCCTGGGACAAGACCTATCCCGTGCAGGCCTGGGAGCGCCAGCGCAACCAGAGCGTTGCGTGCGTGATGGGGCGCGGAAACGAATTCGTCGGCCCGGTGGACCTGAAGGCCTGCGGCTGAACACTTGGAAAACAAAAGGCCCCGGACGTGCGCGTCCGGGGCCTTTTGTTTGTCCGTCTGTTTATCGTGCCGGCGGATAATCCACAACCTGAGTCTCGATGTTGCGCTTCTTGGCGCGCACCAGGGCAGCGGTGATTTGCTCCTGCTTGGCTTGAGCCTCGGCTTCGGAGCTCAACGGCCCGACCAGAACCCGATCCTTGCCATCCTCCCGGACCACAGTGGACATGAAGCTGTGCTCGATCAGCCATCCGGTGAGATCGCTGACGGCCTGGGGCGTCTCGCCGCGAACCTCGACCGCCCATTGCGGCGCCGCAGCGGCCGCCGGCGTGGAGCTCGCCACTGCTTTCGGCTTGGGTGCCTCGACGTCGCGCCCTTCCCCACATCCAGCCAGCGCCAATACCGCGATAACCCAAGCCAATTTACGCACAACGATTCCCTCGCAAGACATGAAGCGGGGATTTTAGCATCCACTCTCGCCAACAACGCCCTAAACAGTGCGCAAAACACGAGAATCCTGCCCGGCGTCTCTGTATAGTCGCACCCTGGGAATTAATGCTGCGTCTGCACGTCAGAAAGAGGCACCCACATTGTGACACTTAGCACTAATCTATAAGCAGTACCGACATCTGCACTGTCTGAATCAGGTGCCCTATAAAGCTATCAAGGAGAACACCATGCTGATACTCACCCGCAAAGTCGGTGAAAGCATAAATATTGGTGACGACATCACGATCACCATTCTGGGCGTAAGCGGCCAACAAGTCAGGATCGGCATCAACGCCCCGAAAAACGTTGCGGTGCATCGTGAAGAGATTTATCAGCGTATCCAGGCCGGCCTTACCGCCCCGGACAAGCCTCAAACGCCCTGAGCCTTGTCGCAGTCCGCAGCCAGCCCGCTTGCATCACCGCAAGGCTGGCTAAAGATGCATATCGACCGCGCCTCGCCCTGCCCCATCCGCCTTGACCTCGTCCAGCCGTGAAACCGATATTAATGGCTTGCCTCGTAGCATGGCTGTCAGACGTTTCGTTTTAATGGCGGGGAAGCAGGCGTTCGTGGCCGGTCAACCCAAGCTCACGCCGCGAGCCATCCCCGTGGCGGCGATCACCATCAGGATCAACAGCAACGCTTCCAAATGGCTGATCCGTGCATAGCGCCCCGCCCTCGATGGATCGATCGCGCCCCCTTTGCCGAGGGCTATCCGCCATTTGATCAGGGCGATCATCGGCGCGATTTCAAGCAACAGAATCGCCACGAACAGCGTCATCTTCAGGTGAAACAGCGGCTGATGCAGGTAATAGTCAGCGCCTTTTTCGTACCCGGCAAAAGCGCGCATCCCACCCGTTACCAGCAACACCAGCGCTGACAGTCCCCATACGTTGTCCGCAACCAGGACATTGCGAACCACGTCAGCGCCGCTTGCGAGGCGGCGCAACGCCGTGCCACGGGTCAGCACCGCCCAGAACCCGAGGGCGAACGCCAGGAGATGGATGGCCGCGAGAGACCAGTGAGCGAGCATGGGAGGACTCCTGTCAGAGGATGTCGAATTGACCTGACAGTACTAGCTCATAATTAATTGATTGCTAGGGTTGGAATGCAAAAAACTGTGGGAGCGAGCTTGCTCGCGATGGGGATATATCAGCAGACAAACATGTTGCCTGACACTCCGCCATCGCGAGCAAGC
This genomic interval from Pseudomonas alvandae contains the following:
- a CDS encoding cold-shock protein, whose translation is MSNRQTGTVKWFNDEKGFGFITPQGGGDDLFVHFKAIESDGFKSLKEGQTVSFVAEKGQKGMQAAQVRPE
- a CDS encoding nucleoside hydrolase, translating into MHRYAQKVHQLLRSLLLLSLITTASAQAAEKIDLIIDTDPGADDVVALLFALASPEELHIRALTTVAGNVRLDKTSRNARLAREWAGREEVPVYAGAPKPMMRTPIYAENIHGKEGLSGVTVHEPKKGLAQGNAVNYLIDTLKAAKPHSITIAMLGPQTNLALALIQEPDIVQGIKEVVIMGGAHFNGGNITPVAEFNLYADPQAAEVVAKSGVKLTYLPLDVTHKILTSEARLKQIAALNNNASKLVGDILNEYVKGDMEHYGMTGGPVHDATVIAYLLKPQLFSGRSVNVVVDSREGPTFGQTIVDWYDGLKAPKNAFWVENGDAQGFFDLLTERLARLK
- a CDS encoding LacI family DNA-binding transcriptional regulator, with translation MATIKDVAALAGISYTTVSHVVNKTRPVSDEVRRKVEAAIERLDYVPSAVARSLKAKTTATIGLLVPNSLNPYFAELARGIEDYCERNGYCVILCNSDDNPDKQRSYLRVLLEKRIDGLIVASAGGDVGLAEGLANVRTPMVIVDRGLDGVDADLVRIDHEYGAYLATRHLLELGHRDIAFIGGPADTSVAQMRLAGYCRALKEAGIELPVERMLESDFTSTGGYRAAAQLLEQQPPSAIFAANDMIGIGALRAAAERNVRVPSELSIIGFDDIQMSRYVYPALTTVGQSILQLGEMAAEVLLRRIATPGLVTDQRIVTPSIVLRESTAPLSGTFAQYR
- a CDS encoding ABC transporter permease; the encoded protein is MKTAPAAGKSTGNFYGLGTYLGLAGALLAMVALFSVLSSHFLSYDTFSTLANQIPDLMVLAVGMTFILIIGGIDLSVGSVLALAASTVSVAVLGWGWSVWPSALLGMAVAALAGTVTGSITVAWRIPSFIVSLGVLEMARGLAYQMTGSRTAYIGDSFAWLSNPIAFGISPSFIIALLVIFIAQAVLTRTVFGRYLIGIGTNEEAVRLAGINPKPYKILVFSLMGLLAGVAALFQISRLEAADPNAGSGLELQVIAAVVIGGTSLMGGRGSVISTFFGVLIISVLAAGLAQIGATEPTKRIITGAVIVVAVVLDTYRSQRASRRA
- the rbsK gene encoding ribokinase; protein product: MPANVVVIGSLNMDLVTRAPRLPRGGETLIGESFSTIPGGKGANQAVAAARLGAQVSMVGCVGSDAYGQQLRGALLAEGIDCQAVSVVDGSSGVALIVVDDNSQNAIVIVAGANGELTPTVLERFDAVLQSADVIICQLEVPDATVGHALKRGRELGKTVILNPAPASRALPSEWYAYVDYLIPNESEAMVLSGLAVDSLETAEAAATQLIASGAGKVIVTLGAQGLVFANGSSFEHFPAPRVKAVDTTAAGDTFVGGFAAALASGKDEAEAIRFGQVAAALSVTRAGAQPSIPTLLEVQAFKS
- a CDS encoding I78 family peptidase inhibitor, translating into MPWKLASLSTLLAVALLSGCSSTSESTPEPAAAETGHDRCEAKSAEFAIGKKASPELLEQARTRAGAQIARILKPNDMVTLEYRSDRLNLNTDANLVINRVNCG
- a CDS encoding sugar ABC transporter substrate-binding protein is translated as MKLPFAGRLLAVAMLAAASAALPFSSALAQTTEKPKVALVMKSLANEFFLTMEDGAKAYQKEHSADFDLISNGIKDETDTANQIRIVEQMIVSKVDALIIAPADSKAMVPVIKKAVDAGITVINIDNQLDPAVVKSKNINVPFVGPDNRKGARLVGEYLAKQLKAGDEVGIIEGVSTTTNAQARTAGFKDAMEAAQVKVVSLQSGDWEINKGNQVASSMLSEYPNIKALLAGNDSMAVGAVSAVRAAGKAGKVQVVGYDNINAIKPMLKDGRVLATADQFAAKQAVFGIETALKILKGEKVDSGANGVIETPVELVTKP
- the rbsD gene encoding D-ribose pyranase, whose amino-acid sequence is MKKTPLLNVAMSRLIASLGHGDKVVIGDAGLPVPPHVELIDLALTHGIPDFVSTLKVVLSEMQVESHVLAEEILDKQPSALATLEALHAEGALGSRELVSHEQFKLLSREARAIIRTGECSPYCNVVLVAGVTF
- a CDS encoding DUF1654 domain-containing protein, translating into MPTNKYCMHVQLNKDNPVATPSAATTPLDSYSRLGLRVSKIINSPSAQKAKAALIFRLPDEPVDEWERLLEEIDENDNVTLAYRDDGGVQVFWVVPKED
- a CDS encoding sugar ABC transporter ATP-binding protein, which encodes MSVRDPNAVLCVSGIGKTYAQPVLSDINLTLMRGEVLALTGENGAGKSTLSKIIGGLVTPTTGQMQFQGQDYRPGSRAQAESLGVRMVMQELNLLPTLSVAENLFLDNLPSHGGWISRKQLRKAAVEAMAQVGLDAIDPDTLVGELGIGHQQMVEIARNLIGDCHVLILDEPTAMLTAREVEMLFEQITRLQARGVSIIYISHRLEELARVAQRIAVLRDGNLVCVEPMANYNSEQLVTLMVGRELGEHIDLGPRQIGAPALTVKGLSRSDKVRDVSFEVRSGEIFGISGLIGAGRTELLRLIFGADAADSGTVALGSPASVVSIRSPADAVAHGIALITEDRKGEGLLLTQSIAANIALGNMPEISSAGLVNGSAEVALAQRQIDAMRIRSSSPTQLVSELSGGNQQKVVIGRWLERDCSVLLFDEPTRGIDVGAKFDIYALLGELTRQGKALVVVSSDLRELMLICDRIGVLSAGRLIDTFERDSWTQDDLLAAAFAGYQKRDALLNEAAPRDLS